ATCACAACATTGATAATACTGGTAAAAACAGATTAGAAAGACTTCAAAAGTTATACACAACAAAAGGTATTATTAATAAAATGATCATTCCTGAAGATAAAAAGTTTGATAATGTAGTTGATATTTTTGTTAGATTAAATAACGGTGGAACACCATTAGATTCATGAGAATTAATATATTCCAAATTAGTTTCAGAATGAAAAGGTGGAAAAGAAATAATTGATGGTGCTGTTCAAAAATTTAACAATAAAGCTGGAACGAAAAATAAATATGATCGTGGATTCATAATTCGTACAGCTGTATATTTAGTCGCGTCTGGAAATGGTGTTATTAGAGCTGATAAAATAATAGAAAATAAAAAAGAGACTAAAGAAACAATCGAAAACATCCAAAAACATTGAGATCGAATATCAATCAGTTTGAAGGTTATGAGCAAGTTACTAAATAACTTTTATCGTAATATTAAGATACCGTCAGATTATGCATTATTGCCTATAATGTATTATATTTTCAAGGATGAAAAACATGGTCATGATTGATATAACAATGATGAATTTAAAAATGAAGTTCAAAAGTTTTTATTTGTAGCTTTTCTTAAAAGAGCATTTAGTAATGGTGGTTACACTGTTCTAGCACAAATGAGAAGTGAAATCGATAATTGATTTAGCAATAAAAATTCATCTACTAAATTTGAAGCTAAAAGATTTAATACAGATACAATTTCGTTCCATGCAGGTGATAAATTTAAACTAACTGCAGAGAATATAGAAAACATTTTAAATAACACAAGAAAAAGCAACAATATCAGTATTATTATTCTTTCTAATTTAGAAGCATACAAAAACGTTAAAGATACTGGAACACTAGTAGAAAACCAAGATCATATTTTTCCTACAAGAGTTTTTAATAAGACAAAATTTACTGAACAATTACAAAAAGAAGGTCTTAGTAAGGAAGAAATTGATAAGTATAATAAAGAATACTGTGATTCTTGAAAAAGACTAAAAGATACAATCCCAAATCTTCAACTATTAAGCGATTCAGATAACAAAGAAAAAAATGATTTGATGCCGGCCGAATGACTTGCTAATAATCCAAATAACAAAATTGATTATGCTTATTTTATAGATGAGGATGGAAATAAAAAAGAATGAGATAAATGAGATTTAAAAGATTTTGAAGAATTCTATAAAAATAGAAAAGAAAATATTATCGAAGAATTAAATGAAAGGTTTAATTGGTAAACAATGTTTGAAAAAATTTTTAAAATTGGAAAGAAACAGCAATTTAGTAAATATCAATTTGTTGCTAATATTATTTCTCTAATATTTGCAGGTATATCACTTGTGTCATGATTTGTAGCACTAGGATATAATGTTAATATCATAAATAATACTGGTGAATATCATAATATTGATAATTATGGAACTTTAATTTGCTTATTTATGGTTTTAATAGGTATAATTTCAACAATTATTTTTGCATCATTATATTTTAAATTTGGTAACATTGATAAAAAATGAGTTATATTTATTTCTACGGCATCAGCATTAATTTCGATATCTTTTATTTTATATGCTCCAATACTTAGCTGAGATATGAATAGTAAAGCAATAAATAATGGTAAAATCACATTAGTTGATGCATTGTTCTTATTTTGAAGTAGTTTTAGTTTTGAAGTTTCTATATCATTTTGAGTCTCATATTTCTCTCTAATAGTAGCTTACATTTTTAGAAGCTCTAATCGTGAAGTGTTATGAATTATATTGTTGCCTATTTTAGTTGTTATTGGTTTAGTAGTTGCAATATTATTAATTATGGGCGGTAAAAAAGACTCAAGTTCAAGATCAAATAGTCACTATGCACCTAACTGCAGAGAACATCACTGTGATAAATGTCATTCATACATAAAATACAAATTACAAAAAAATCAAAAACCAAAAGTACCATACTGAAAGGTGGACGAGTATTATATGGATAAGTAGACAAAGTTATTTGTCTACTTTCTTCATTTAATAATAAATTTTAAGGAGGAAAAGATGTTTGATTCACAATATCAAAATTTAAAGTCTAAAGTGAAAACTCTTACTAAAGAGTCAGAAAATATTATTTCTAAGAATGAAAGAATTATTAAGGAATTAGAAAATAAATATCAAAAAATTAATTCAACATTAAAGTCAGAAGTCAAGGATTTAGAATCTAAATTTGACAGATCAATGGAAAATCTTGCTGATGATATAAAGAAAGAAATTGCTTCTTACGAAGCTGATTTTAATCAAAAATTAGATTTATTCCAAGCTAATTCTTTTAATGAAATTAGCAAAACTAAAAAACAGTATAGAAAAGAATTTGATAAAAGAGCTGAAGCACTTTTCATAATTAAAGGAGAATTATAATTATGGCTGAATTAACAGAATATGAAATAAAGGAAATTGAAAATTTAATTTCAGACATAGAAAGTAGTTGTTTTGATGTTGAATCTATTTGCAAAAAACATAAATATACTAATTTCTCTCAATATAATAGTAAGCTTGAATCATATTCAAATAAAACTAAACAAAATATCGATTCTATTAAGAATGAAATGAAGAACAGCAATTATAGAACATGAGCTGATATTAGAAATTTCAACAACAAAAATATAGAAATGTCAAATCAATTTTCAAATTTATCAAATGAGATTGATAAATTAATAAAAAGAGAATTACCTACATTAGAAGTTAATTATTCAATGAGTTTTCAGGAAATTTGCTTAGAAGATATGGAGTTAGAGAAACAATTTCCTATGTATGAAACTAAGTTTCCAGAAGATCCAAAATTAAAAGAACCTGAAAGAATCTTAATTAAAGATAGAGAAAATGATAGGTGAGCATGATTGGTCGATGGTGAAGTTAGAGAAGATATTGAAGATGTAAATTTATATGAAACAACTGTTATACCACCTAAAAAAGAACAAGAAGAAATACAAATAATAGTTGATGACGATGACAACGATGATGAAGATGAAATAAATATTGAATTATCAGAAGCTTCTGAAGAGGGTCAAAAAGAAATAGATGAAAATCCGGTTGAAGAAATAAGCGAAGATTCAGGCGATGGAGAAATTAATGAAGATTGAGATGATGATGTAGATGCAGAAACGGATTTATTGGAAGAAGATTTTATAAGTGGTCGAACTTATTATCATGAATATAAGAAGAAAGAAGAATTAATTGATAAAGGAAATGGATTATTTGAAACCGAAAATTTTGTAACAACATTAGAAGATTCTGATTTTATTTATCCAGATATAACTAAATTAAGATTAAGTAATGTTTCAAAAATAAGCCCAAATGCATTCAAAAATTGCCCAAATTTAGAATTAATAATTATTTCAAGAGCAATTGATACATTTACTCGAAAATCATTCGAACATCTAAAAGAAGACTG
The DNA window shown above is from Mycoplasma seminis and carries:
- a CDS encoding DUF262 domain-containing protein, producing MKNKSQKIMQVNETKSIQDWISSINHKETLIPHIQRRFVWSKNDIAIFIDSLYNEFPCPPVLSWNIDINTYKGKLTVENANACDLYEINPNFYESKPEQINSKHIILNEDLNKKREIIFDGQQRLTSLYIAFKGFWVKESKNSKEGDENENRSYLYMSLKDENESNNPLFMFKSGKNIKPEEYFRVESLDSEISSKDWIEKYVEDHNIDNTGKNRLERLQKLYTTKGIINKMIIPEDKKFDNVVDIFVRLNNGGTPLDSWELIYSKLVSEWKGGKEIIDGAVQKFNNKAGTKNKYDRGFIIRTAVYLVASGNGVIRADKIIENKKETKETIENIQKHWDRISISLKVMSKLLNNFYRNIKIPSDYALLPIMYYIFKDEKHGHDWYNNDEFKNEVQKFLFVAFLKRAFSNGGYTVLAQMRSEIDNWFSNKNSSTKFEAKRFNTDTISFHAGDKFKLTAENIENILNNTRKSNNISIIILSNLEAYKNVKDTGTLVENQDHIFPTRVFNKTKFTEQLQKEGLSKEEIDKYNKEYCDSWKRLKDTIPNLQLLSDSDNKEKNDLMPAEWLANNPNNKIDYAYFIDEDGNKKEWDKWDLKDFEEFYKNRKENIIEELNERFNW